From Tripterygium wilfordii isolate XIE 37 chromosome 13, ASM1340144v1, whole genome shotgun sequence, the proteins below share one genomic window:
- the LOC120012075 gene encoding DNA repair protein RAD5B-like isoform X3, with translation MEVMVKEEETIQLITAVLGSVPESGVCGDILQSSNNSEAKHVIDDRGIPSITKTVTGTGVRISAFVNNEIEEPESLHGLKLEIAVKEEPDLGFESIVSVKEHVGLQSAEQLVPDTEDSMAVDEVPPLSIVTVKEEPGLDSESKVFETREVVMEPEQLVTKTEESYGPVEVLSISIVTVKEEPGLGSESKVSETTEVVMETEKQLATKTEESSRPEEVLPLSIVTVKEEHYLGSEMVSVKEEIDIESLKQILPLSVVEAMPEEECLKTENKQHEKPKETEPEMTKKQPDGSNKPLLPQKSIKDMTFEEYCMFIENRDKGQKVNAKGKGVPQLGLQRKSSTWNIRDCWLRDQSLEDGDFQLEDDWHLVGRTIVTGICTTKGWKLVDNEIVHFAFPSAHSHYNAQWIVRFSTKRFGEIGRLPMEWGKCLVPLVSSSKVKVLGRCIFAPSTLHMMQEIMLYVSFFIHQSIFTEGDTSTWRLDSPSKIDSTIHPLLTLFKFLKLKPCQKAEFTPEELDSRKRSLNLEDDTDAAAMLPIVKRRMGCQQYPEQSKDEQAISESSLNKIVGTAEVYNLEEMEPPSTLMCELRPYQKQALYWMSESEQGIDVERAAKTLHPCWAAYRICDDRRASSIYVNIFSGEATTQFPTATQMARGGILADAMGLGKTVMTIALILARPGRGSSHNQELVLRAADDAGNSKGKNGARVNTPSKANGGTLIVCPMALLGQWKDELETHSERETLSVFVHYGGDRTNNPMVISGYDVVLTTYGVLTASYKNDGECSIYHMVDWYRVVLDEAHTIKSWKTQGAQAAFTLSSHCRWCLTGTPLQNNLEDLYSLLCFLHVEPWCNWAWWNKLIQRPYENNDPRGLRLVKAILRPLMLRRTKDTVDKEGRPILVLPPIDIKIIECEQSEAEHDFYDALFRRSKVQFDQFVAQGKVLHNYANILELLLRLRQCCNHPFLVMSRADSQQYADLNKLARRFVEVNFESSTPRQGAPTQAYIEEVVEDIRRGENKECPICLEYADDPVLTPCAHRMCRECLLTSWRTPITGLCPICRTLLKKTELITCPTESKFRVDVERNWKESSKVSKLLECLEKIKRSGSGEKSIIFSQWTSFFDLLEIPLQRRGIGFLRFDGKLVQKQRERVLKEFSETNEKMVLLMSLRAGGVGLNLTVASNVFLMDPWWNPAVEEQAIMRIHRIGQKRRVHVRRFIVKDTVEERMQQVQARKQRMIAGALTDEEVRSARIEELKMLFR, from the exons ATGGAGGTCATggttaaagaagaagaaaccatCCAACTGATCACGGCTGTACTCGGATCTGTTCCCGAATCAGGTGTTTGCGGTGACATTCTTCAATCTAGCAACAACTCGGAGGCAAAACACGTCATCGACGATCGTGGCATTCCGAGCATCACGAAAACGGTCACCGGTACCGGGGTTCGGATATCAGCCTTCGTCAACAATGAAATCGAAGAACCGGAGTCGCTCCATGGGCTCAAGCTGGAGATCGCAGTAAAGGAAGAGCCGGATTTGGGGTTCGAGAGTATTGTCTCAGTGAAGGAACATGTAGGTTTGCAGTCGGCGGAACAGTTAGTGCCCGATACAGAGGACTCAATGGCTGTAGATGAGGTTCCCCCTTTATCGATTGTAACGGTGAAGGAAGAACCCGGTTTGGATTCTGAAAGTAAGGTGTTCGAGACGAGAGAAGTTGTTATGGAGCCTGAACAATTGGTGACCAAAACGGAGGAATCTTATGGGCCCGTGGAGGTTCTTTCAATATCGATTGTGACGGTAAAGGAAGAACCCGGTTTGGGTTCTGAAAGTAAGGTATCCGAGACGACAGAAGTTGTTATGGAGACTGAGAAACAATTGGCGACCAAAACGGAGGAATCTTCTAGGCCGGAAGAGGTTCTTCCATTATCGATTGTGACAGTAAAGGAAGAACATTATTTGGGGTCCGAGATGGTCTCTGTTAAGGAAGAAATAGATATTGAGTCTCTGAAACAAATATTACCATTATCGGTTGTTGAAGCTATGCCGGAGGAGGAATGTCTCAAAACGGAAAACAAGCAACATGAGAAGCCAAAAGAAACAGAGCCTGAAATGACGAAGAAGCAGCCTGATGGTAGCAATAAGCCACTGTTACCTCAAAAGAGTATCAAGGATATGACATTTGAAGAGTATTGTATGTTCATAGAAAACAGAGATAAGGGGCAAAAGGTGAATGCCAAAGGGAAAGGAGTACCTCAGTTGGGGCTTCAGAGGAAGTCAAGCACATGGAACATACGTGATTGCTGGTTGAGGGATCAATCCCTGGAGGATGGGGATTTCCAACTGGAGGATGACTGGCATCTTGTGGGGCGTACTATAGTTACCGGCATCTGCACCACAAAGGGCTGGAAACTGGTAGACAATGAGATTGTACACTTTGCTTTCCCTTCTGCTCATTCGCATTATAATGCGCAGTGGATTGTTCGTTTCTCTACCAAAAGATTCGGAGAG ATTGGGAGACTGCCAATGGAATGGGGTAAATGTCTTGTTCCGcttgtttcttcttcaaagGTGAAGGTTCTTGGTAGATGTATATTTGCTCCTTCAACCCTTCATATGATGCAGGAAATCATGCTATATGTAAG CTTCTTTATACACCAGTCAATATTCACTGAAGGTGATACGTCTACATGGAGATTGGATTCCCCCTCAAAAATTGACTCCACGATCCATCCTCTCCTCACCCtattcaaatttttaaaattaaaaccatGTCAGAAG GCTGAATTCACTCCAGAAGAGCTTGATTCTCGGAAACGCTCACTGAATCTTGAG GATGATACAGATGCTGCAGCAATGTTGCCTATAGTTAAACGAAGGATGGGTTGCCAGCAGTATCCAGAACAATCCAAAGACGAACAAGCTATTTCAGAATCATCTCTGAATAAGATTGTTGGCACTGCAGAAGTGTACAACTTGGAG GAGATGGAACCCCCAAGTACACTCATGTGTGAACTAAGGCCCTACCAGAAACAAGCCCTCTATTGGATGTCGGAATCAGAGCAGGGGATTGATGTTGAAAGAGCAGCAAAAACTCTTCATCCATGCTGGGCAGCATATCGTATATGTGACGA CAGGAGGGCTTCTTCAATATATGTGAATATATTTTCAGGGGAAGCAACTACTCAATTTCCCACTGCCACACAAATGGCAAGAGGAGGG ATTTTAGCGGATGCTATGGGTCTTGGGAAGACTGTTATGACAATAGCTCTAATACTTGCAAGGCCAGGCAGAGGAAGCTCTCATAACCAAGAACTCGTCTTGAGAGCAGCAGATGATGCAGGAAACTCGAAAGGAAAAAATGGTGCTCGTGTGAACACTCCATCTAAAGCAAATGGTGGTACTCTTATTGTTTGTCCCATGGCTTTGTTAGGCCAATGGAAG GATGAGCTTGAAACCCATTCAGAGAGGGAAACTCTTTCCGTTTTTGTTCATTATGGTGGAGATAGAACCAATAACCCCATGGTGATATCAGGATATGATGTGGTTTTGACAACATATGGTGTCTTAACCGCCTCTTACAAAAAT GATGGAGAGTGCAGCATTTATCATATGGTTGATTGGTATAGGGTGGTGTTAGATGAAGCTCATACCATTAAATCCTGGAAGACTCAGGGTGCCCAGGCTGCCTTTACCTTGTCCTCTCACTGCCGGTGGTGTCTGACAGGAACCCCGCTTCAG AATAATTTGGAAGACCTCTACAGCCTTCTATGCTTCTTGCATGTGGAACCTTGGTGCAACTGGGCATG GTGGAATAAATTGATTCAAAGGCCTTACGAAAATAATGATCCAAGAGGACTGAGGTTGGTTAAGGCTATTTTAAGGCCACTGATGTTAAGAAGAACTAAGGATACAGTGGATAAAGAAGGAAG GCCCATACTTGTCCTCCCTCCCATCGATATCAAGATCATTGAGTGTGAACAATCCGAAGCTGAACATGACTTTTATGATGCCTTGTTCAGAAGATCCAAA GTCCAGTTTGATCAATTTGTTGCACAAGGGAAGGTTCTTCACAACTATGCCAATATCCTTGAGCTACTACTGCGTTTGAGGCAGTGTTGCAACCACCCATTTCTTGTTATGAG TCGAGCGGATTCACAACAGTATGCAGACTTGAACAAACTCGCAAGAAGGTTTGTGGAAGTGAATTTTGAGTCATCTACTCCAAGGCAGGGAGCCCCAACCCAAGCATACATTGAGGAGGTTGTTGAGGATATCCGTAGGGGTGAAAACAAGGAGTGCCCAATATGCCTAGAGTATGCAGATGATCCTGTACTCACACCATGTGCTCATAGAATGTGCAGAGAATGTCTTCTCACCAGTTGGAGGACCCCAATAACCGGGCTATGCCCTATTTGCCGTACATTGTTAAAGAAAACCGAACTCATTACATGCCCAACAGAAAGCAAGTTTCGAGTAGATGTTGAGAGAAACTGGAAGGAGTCTTCAAAGGTTTCAAAGCTCTTGGAATGCTTGGAAAAAATTAAACGGTCAGGTTCTGGTGAAAAGAGTATTATTTTTAGTCAGTGGACATCATTTTTTGATCTCCTGGAAATTCCATTGCAGAGGAGAGGGATCGGATTCTTAAGATTTGATGGGAAACTGGTGCAGAAGCAGAGGGAAAGGGTTTTGAAGGAGTTCAGTGAAACCAATGAAAAAATG GTGTTGTTGATGTCTTTGAGAGCTGGTGGTGTGGGCTTGAACTTAACTGTAGCTTCAAATGTATTTTTGATG GATCCCTGGTGGAATCCTGCTGTAGAGGAGCAAGCAATCATGCGAATCCATCGCATTGGACAAAAGCGAAGAGTACATGTTAGAAGATTCATTGTCAAG GACACAGTGGAGGAGAGAATGCAGCAGGTCCAGGCAAGGAAGCAACGCATGATTGCGGGCGCCTTGACTGATGAGGAGGTTCGATCAGCCAGGATTGAAGAGCTCAAAATGTTATTTAGATAA
- the LOC120012075 gene encoding DNA repair protein RAD5B-like isoform X1, translating into MEVMVKEEETIQLITAVLGSVPESGVCGDILQSSNNSEAKHVIDDRGIPSITKTVTGTGVRISAFVNNEIEEPESLHGLKLEIAVKEEPDLGFESIVSVKEHVGLQSAEQLVPDTEDSMAVDEVPPLSIVTVKEEPGLDSESKVFETREVVMEPEQLVTKTEESYGPVEVLSISIVTVKEEPGLGSESKVSETTEVVMETEKQLATKTEESSRPEEVLPLSIVTVKEEHYLGSEMVSVKEEIDIESLKQILPLSVVEAMPEEECLKTENKQHEKPKETEPEMTKKQPDGSNKPLLPQKSIKDMTFEEYCMFIENRDKGQKVNAKGKGVPQLGLQRKSSTWNIRDCWLRDQSLEDGDFQLEDDWHLVGRTIVTGICTTKGWKLVDNEIVHFAFPSAHSHYNAQWIVRFSTKRFGEIGRLPMEWGKCLVPLVSSSKVKVLGRCIFAPSTLHMMQEIMLYVSFFIHQSIFTEGDTSTWRLDSPSKIDSTIHPLLTLFKFLKLKPCQKAEFTPEELDSRKRSLNLEQDDTDAAAMLPIVKRRMGCQQYPEQSKDEQAISESSLNKIVGTAEVYNLEEMEPPSTLMCELRPYQKQALYWMSESEQGIDVERAAKTLHPCWAAYRICDDRRASSIYVNIFSGEATTQFPTATQMARGGILADAMGLGKTVMTIALILARPGRGSSHNQELVLRAADDAGNSKGKNGARVNTPSKANGGTLIVCPMALLGQWKDELETHSERETLSVFVHYGGDRTNNPMVISGYDVVLTTYGVLTASYKNDGECSIYHMVDWYRVVLDEAHTIKSWKTQGAQAAFTLSSHCRWCLTGTPLQNNLEDLYSLLCFLHVEPWCNWAWWNKLIQRPYENNDPRGLRLVKAILRPLMLRRTKDTVDKEGRPILVLPPIDIKIIECEQSEAEHDFYDALFRRSKVQFDQFVAQGKVLHNYANILELLLRLRQCCNHPFLVMSRADSQQYADLNKLARRFVEVNFESSTPRQGAPTQAYIEEVVEDIRRGENKECPICLEYADDPVLTPCAHRMCRECLLTSWRTPITGLCPICRTLLKKTELITCPTESKFRVDVERNWKESSKVSKLLECLEKIKRSGSGEKSIIFSQWTSFFDLLEIPLQRRGIGFLRFDGKLVQKQRERVLKEFSETNEKMVLLMSLRAGGVGLNLTVASNVFLMDPWWNPAVEEQAIMRIHRIGQKRRVHVRRFIVKDTVEERMQQVQARKQRMIAGALTDEEVRSARIEELKMLFR; encoded by the exons ATGGAGGTCATggttaaagaagaagaaaccatCCAACTGATCACGGCTGTACTCGGATCTGTTCCCGAATCAGGTGTTTGCGGTGACATTCTTCAATCTAGCAACAACTCGGAGGCAAAACACGTCATCGACGATCGTGGCATTCCGAGCATCACGAAAACGGTCACCGGTACCGGGGTTCGGATATCAGCCTTCGTCAACAATGAAATCGAAGAACCGGAGTCGCTCCATGGGCTCAAGCTGGAGATCGCAGTAAAGGAAGAGCCGGATTTGGGGTTCGAGAGTATTGTCTCAGTGAAGGAACATGTAGGTTTGCAGTCGGCGGAACAGTTAGTGCCCGATACAGAGGACTCAATGGCTGTAGATGAGGTTCCCCCTTTATCGATTGTAACGGTGAAGGAAGAACCCGGTTTGGATTCTGAAAGTAAGGTGTTCGAGACGAGAGAAGTTGTTATGGAGCCTGAACAATTGGTGACCAAAACGGAGGAATCTTATGGGCCCGTGGAGGTTCTTTCAATATCGATTGTGACGGTAAAGGAAGAACCCGGTTTGGGTTCTGAAAGTAAGGTATCCGAGACGACAGAAGTTGTTATGGAGACTGAGAAACAATTGGCGACCAAAACGGAGGAATCTTCTAGGCCGGAAGAGGTTCTTCCATTATCGATTGTGACAGTAAAGGAAGAACATTATTTGGGGTCCGAGATGGTCTCTGTTAAGGAAGAAATAGATATTGAGTCTCTGAAACAAATATTACCATTATCGGTTGTTGAAGCTATGCCGGAGGAGGAATGTCTCAAAACGGAAAACAAGCAACATGAGAAGCCAAAAGAAACAGAGCCTGAAATGACGAAGAAGCAGCCTGATGGTAGCAATAAGCCACTGTTACCTCAAAAGAGTATCAAGGATATGACATTTGAAGAGTATTGTATGTTCATAGAAAACAGAGATAAGGGGCAAAAGGTGAATGCCAAAGGGAAAGGAGTACCTCAGTTGGGGCTTCAGAGGAAGTCAAGCACATGGAACATACGTGATTGCTGGTTGAGGGATCAATCCCTGGAGGATGGGGATTTCCAACTGGAGGATGACTGGCATCTTGTGGGGCGTACTATAGTTACCGGCATCTGCACCACAAAGGGCTGGAAACTGGTAGACAATGAGATTGTACACTTTGCTTTCCCTTCTGCTCATTCGCATTATAATGCGCAGTGGATTGTTCGTTTCTCTACCAAAAGATTCGGAGAG ATTGGGAGACTGCCAATGGAATGGGGTAAATGTCTTGTTCCGcttgtttcttcttcaaagGTGAAGGTTCTTGGTAGATGTATATTTGCTCCTTCAACCCTTCATATGATGCAGGAAATCATGCTATATGTAAG CTTCTTTATACACCAGTCAATATTCACTGAAGGTGATACGTCTACATGGAGATTGGATTCCCCCTCAAAAATTGACTCCACGATCCATCCTCTCCTCACCCtattcaaatttttaaaattaaaaccatGTCAGAAG GCTGAATTCACTCCAGAAGAGCTTGATTCTCGGAAACGCTCACTGAATCTTGAG CAGGATGATACAGATGCTGCAGCAATGTTGCCTATAGTTAAACGAAGGATGGGTTGCCAGCAGTATCCAGAACAATCCAAAGACGAACAAGCTATTTCAGAATCATCTCTGAATAAGATTGTTGGCACTGCAGAAGTGTACAACTTGGAG GAGATGGAACCCCCAAGTACACTCATGTGTGAACTAAGGCCCTACCAGAAACAAGCCCTCTATTGGATGTCGGAATCAGAGCAGGGGATTGATGTTGAAAGAGCAGCAAAAACTCTTCATCCATGCTGGGCAGCATATCGTATATGTGACGA CAGGAGGGCTTCTTCAATATATGTGAATATATTTTCAGGGGAAGCAACTACTCAATTTCCCACTGCCACACAAATGGCAAGAGGAGGG ATTTTAGCGGATGCTATGGGTCTTGGGAAGACTGTTATGACAATAGCTCTAATACTTGCAAGGCCAGGCAGAGGAAGCTCTCATAACCAAGAACTCGTCTTGAGAGCAGCAGATGATGCAGGAAACTCGAAAGGAAAAAATGGTGCTCGTGTGAACACTCCATCTAAAGCAAATGGTGGTACTCTTATTGTTTGTCCCATGGCTTTGTTAGGCCAATGGAAG GATGAGCTTGAAACCCATTCAGAGAGGGAAACTCTTTCCGTTTTTGTTCATTATGGTGGAGATAGAACCAATAACCCCATGGTGATATCAGGATATGATGTGGTTTTGACAACATATGGTGTCTTAACCGCCTCTTACAAAAAT GATGGAGAGTGCAGCATTTATCATATGGTTGATTGGTATAGGGTGGTGTTAGATGAAGCTCATACCATTAAATCCTGGAAGACTCAGGGTGCCCAGGCTGCCTTTACCTTGTCCTCTCACTGCCGGTGGTGTCTGACAGGAACCCCGCTTCAG AATAATTTGGAAGACCTCTACAGCCTTCTATGCTTCTTGCATGTGGAACCTTGGTGCAACTGGGCATG GTGGAATAAATTGATTCAAAGGCCTTACGAAAATAATGATCCAAGAGGACTGAGGTTGGTTAAGGCTATTTTAAGGCCACTGATGTTAAGAAGAACTAAGGATACAGTGGATAAAGAAGGAAG GCCCATACTTGTCCTCCCTCCCATCGATATCAAGATCATTGAGTGTGAACAATCCGAAGCTGAACATGACTTTTATGATGCCTTGTTCAGAAGATCCAAA GTCCAGTTTGATCAATTTGTTGCACAAGGGAAGGTTCTTCACAACTATGCCAATATCCTTGAGCTACTACTGCGTTTGAGGCAGTGTTGCAACCACCCATTTCTTGTTATGAG TCGAGCGGATTCACAACAGTATGCAGACTTGAACAAACTCGCAAGAAGGTTTGTGGAAGTGAATTTTGAGTCATCTACTCCAAGGCAGGGAGCCCCAACCCAAGCATACATTGAGGAGGTTGTTGAGGATATCCGTAGGGGTGAAAACAAGGAGTGCCCAATATGCCTAGAGTATGCAGATGATCCTGTACTCACACCATGTGCTCATAGAATGTGCAGAGAATGTCTTCTCACCAGTTGGAGGACCCCAATAACCGGGCTATGCCCTATTTGCCGTACATTGTTAAAGAAAACCGAACTCATTACATGCCCAACAGAAAGCAAGTTTCGAGTAGATGTTGAGAGAAACTGGAAGGAGTCTTCAAAGGTTTCAAAGCTCTTGGAATGCTTGGAAAAAATTAAACGGTCAGGTTCTGGTGAAAAGAGTATTATTTTTAGTCAGTGGACATCATTTTTTGATCTCCTGGAAATTCCATTGCAGAGGAGAGGGATCGGATTCTTAAGATTTGATGGGAAACTGGTGCAGAAGCAGAGGGAAAGGGTTTTGAAGGAGTTCAGTGAAACCAATGAAAAAATG GTGTTGTTGATGTCTTTGAGAGCTGGTGGTGTGGGCTTGAACTTAACTGTAGCTTCAAATGTATTTTTGATG GATCCCTGGTGGAATCCTGCTGTAGAGGAGCAAGCAATCATGCGAATCCATCGCATTGGACAAAAGCGAAGAGTACATGTTAGAAGATTCATTGTCAAG GACACAGTGGAGGAGAGAATGCAGCAGGTCCAGGCAAGGAAGCAACGCATGATTGCGGGCGCCTTGACTGATGAGGAGGTTCGATCAGCCAGGATTGAAGAGCTCAAAATGTTATTTAGATAA